A genomic window from Triticum urartu cultivar G1812 chromosome 7, Tu2.1, whole genome shotgun sequence includes:
- the LOC125525111 gene encoding ribosome-inactivating protein 9-like — MGSSSSAVCLLALLAVFASAAGFAAAQPVVVTAAYNIGNDDYMAFIDQLRATLAAHPSPDNVNGHPVLPLQHEKQPPARWLHVPITAGDKKVTLALRDDNVYLVGFKAQSGSWYEFRSAVAPGRKQPLIHGATFLECEDTYRALLGGKKSKEVKQKVSNLELGKTAAEAAVKKLAAYAHAAGGPDDATKVALARIVITVCEAVRLSSISTTLSTGWGQAATVKLDHLQPFYMQNWGDLSTAILDWRKHGPTYPWPKKVCEETHIEDAAGALAVVQLLLKRST, encoded by the exons ATGGGCTCATCTTCCTCCGCCGTTTGCCTGCTAGCCTTGCTAGCAGTGTTTGCGTCTGCAGCTG GTTTCGCAGCTGCACAGCCGGTGGTCGTCACGGCCGCGTACAACATCGGCAATGACGATTACATGGCCTTCATCGACCAGCTCCGTGCCACTCTGGCCGCTCACCCGAGCCCAGACAACGTCAACGGCCATCCTGTTCTCCCCCTGCAACACGAGAAGCAGCCGCCGGCGAGGTGGCTGCACGTTCCCATCACAGCGGGCGACAAGAAGGTGACGCTGGCGCTGAGGGACGACAACGTGTACCTCGTCGGATTCAAGGCCCAGAGCGGCAGCTGGTACGAGTTCCGCTCCGCGGTGGCGCCAGGGAGGAAGCAGCCGCTGATCCACGGCGCTACGTTCCTCGAATGCGAGGACACCTACAGGGCGCTTCTAGGCGGCAAGAAGAGCAAAGAAGTCAAGCAGAAGGTAAGCAACCTTGAACTGGGGAAGACGGCGGCGGAAGCAGCCGTGAAGAAGTTGGCGGCATATGCTCATGCCGCCGGCGGGCCGGACGACGCCACCAAGGTCGCCTTGGCACGCATAGTCATCACCGTCTGCGAGGCGGTCCGCCTGTCCTCGATCTCCACTACCCTCAGCACTGGCTGGGGCCAGGCGGCGACGGTGAAGCTCGACCATCTCCAACCTTTCTACATGCAGAACTGGGGAGACCTATCTACTGCCATACTAGACTGGAGGAAACATGGACCTACGTACCCATGGCCCAAGAAGGTCTGCGAGGAGACGCACATCGAGGACGCCGCCGGCGCGCTCGCGGTGGTGCAGCTTCTGCTTAAACGTAGTACTTAA